In Streptomyces sp. NBC_01381, a genomic segment contains:
- a CDS encoding GNAT family N-acetyltransferase produces MSTPSLSALPIRRLTLRDVNACADLSQDRGWPREDHKWGLLLSAGTGHGIDDPDGSGLIAACVVTEYGPHERPGLGAIGMVLVAERHARKGIGRRLMRHVVEEAGTTPLTLHATPNGRPLYEELGFKTTGRAEMVRGRFTADGPLPDVATRPATAEDLTAILRLDHEVFGLDRTHMITRLPAFVDQLRVAEADGEIIGYAGAWPNMETHVIGPLIARDTDTAKALIGSLAAGSDRPLRTDIDVRHEELLAWVKERGLEPIAFNAVMTYGIPELPGDWSRRFAPLTVAAG; encoded by the coding sequence GTGTCGACACCTTCCCTCTCCGCACTGCCCATCCGCCGGCTGACCCTCCGCGACGTCAACGCCTGCGCCGACCTCTCCCAGGACCGGGGCTGGCCACGCGAGGACCACAAATGGGGGCTGCTGCTCTCGGCCGGTACGGGCCACGGCATCGACGACCCCGACGGAAGCGGCCTCATCGCCGCCTGCGTGGTGACCGAGTACGGACCGCATGAGCGCCCGGGCCTCGGAGCGATCGGCATGGTCCTCGTCGCCGAGCGGCACGCCCGCAAGGGCATCGGCCGCCGCCTCATGCGCCACGTCGTCGAAGAGGCCGGCACCACCCCGCTCACCCTGCACGCGACGCCGAACGGCCGCCCTCTCTATGAGGAGCTCGGTTTCAAGACGACCGGCCGCGCCGAGATGGTCCGCGGCCGGTTCACCGCTGACGGCCCGCTGCCCGATGTCGCCACCCGGCCGGCCACCGCCGAGGACCTGACCGCGATCCTCCGGCTCGACCACGAGGTCTTCGGCCTCGACCGCACGCACATGATCACCCGCCTTCCGGCCTTCGTCGACCAGTTGCGGGTCGCGGAGGCCGACGGCGAGATCATCGGCTACGCGGGCGCCTGGCCGAACATGGAGACCCACGTCATCGGCCCGCTGATCGCCCGCGACACGGATACGGCGAAGGCCCTCATCGGCTCCCTCGCCGCCGGCTCGGACCGACCGCTGCGCACCGACATCGACGTACGCCATGAGGAGCTGCTCGCCTGGGTGAAGGAACGCGGCTTGGAGCCCATCGCCTTCAACGCCGTGATGACGTACGGCATCCCCGAGCTGCCCGGCGACTGGTCGCGTCGCTTCGCGCCGCTGACGGTGGCGGCCGGCTGA
- a CDS encoding DUF2269 domain-containing protein, translating to MKLSRPARRATLVVHVAAAAGWLGLTLGLLALAFAAITTDSAATTEAAARSMKLFADWLVLPLALLTLLSGLLLSLGTPWGLAKHRWVYTKFWLTLATTALSAFALRPGINDTVATVAAGSPVTDTTDLIAGPIVSLSAYLFMTVVSVLKPWGLTRRGRKQRGRNQRASAHKPVDVTDVRQTA from the coding sequence GTGAAACTAAGCCGCCCCGCTCGCCGGGCCACCCTCGTCGTCCACGTAGCCGCTGCCGCGGGCTGGCTCGGGCTCACGCTCGGGCTGCTCGCGCTCGCCTTCGCCGCCATCACCACGGATTCAGCCGCGACCACCGAAGCCGCCGCCCGCTCCATGAAGCTCTTCGCGGACTGGCTGGTGCTCCCCCTGGCGCTGCTCACGCTGCTGAGCGGACTGCTGCTTTCCCTCGGAACTCCTTGGGGACTCGCCAAGCACCGCTGGGTCTACACGAAGTTCTGGCTGACCCTGGCCACCACCGCCCTATCAGCCTTCGCGCTGCGTCCGGGCATCAACGACACCGTCGCCACGGTGGCCGCGGGCTCCCCGGTGACGGATACGACCGACCTGATCGCCGGGCCCATCGTCTCCCTGAGCGCCTATCTCTTCATGACAGTCGTCTCGGTGCTCAAGCCCTGGGGTCTGACCCGCCGTGGCCGGAAGCAACGTGGCCGGAACCAGCGTGCTTCTGCCCACAAACCGGTGGACGTCACGGACGTACGTCAGACAGCCTGA
- a CDS encoding NUDIX domain-containing protein, translating to MTVRPVVKRTARAVLLDGNDLILIKRTKPGVDPYWVTPGGGVEAEDATVVDALHREVHEELGAKISDVVPCFVDTVEHIGEDGGATGVKVQHFFVCRLESMDAALRHGPEVEEPCGEYEIVHVPFTRVGIASVHLVPLSLRHYLDGNIEGVRAMHAPDLG from the coding sequence ATGACCGTCCGACCCGTGGTCAAGCGCACCGCACGCGCCGTCCTGCTCGATGGCAACGACCTGATCCTGATCAAGCGGACCAAGCCCGGCGTCGATCCGTACTGGGTCACTCCGGGCGGCGGCGTGGAGGCGGAGGACGCAACCGTCGTCGACGCGCTCCACCGCGAGGTCCATGAAGAGCTCGGCGCCAAGATCTCGGATGTGGTGCCCTGCTTCGTCGACACCGTCGAGCACATCGGCGAGGACGGTGGCGCGACCGGTGTGAAGGTGCAGCACTTCTTCGTCTGCCGCCTGGAGTCCATGGACGCCGCCCTGCGGCACGGCCCCGAGGTGGAGGAGCCATGCGGCGAGTACGAGATCGTCCACGTGCCCTTCACTCGCGTCGGGATCGCCTCGGTCCATCTCGTACCGCTGTCGCTGCGGCACTATCTGGACGGCAACATCGAGGGCGTACGCGCGATGCACGCGCCTGACCTGGGCTAG
- a CDS encoding LysR family transcriptional regulator has protein sequence MDLALLRTFVTVHRAGSFTRAAALLGLSQPAVTSQIRTLERQLGRPLFLRQARGVTPTTIGDELAHKAAPHLDALVEIAETGLDEDSSVRTLHLAGPPEFTAALALPALTALTGQDGQGFALRASFGNAEEVLEGLSAGHHDLAITTARPRGALLTATPLCDEEHVLVAGRRWAARIGPGKLRRKGASALENLPVVEVHESLPLVARYWAAVFDTRPAASGAVIVPDLRAVLACAASGAGLAVLPRYLCAPALESGEVVALHDPAVPPLRTYFLVVRTGTLAMPHIARAHEWLLRAAVDWA, from the coding sequence ATGGATCTGGCCCTGCTGCGCACATTTGTCACCGTGCACCGGGCCGGTTCCTTCACGCGCGCCGCCGCCCTGCTCGGCCTGTCGCAGCCCGCGGTGACGTCCCAGATACGCACCCTTGAGCGGCAGTTGGGCCGCCCCTTGTTCCTGCGCCAGGCGCGCGGCGTGACCCCCACGACCATCGGCGACGAACTCGCGCACAAGGCCGCCCCGCATCTCGACGCCCTGGTGGAGATCGCCGAGACCGGGCTCGACGAGGACTCTTCGGTACGCACGCTCCACCTCGCGGGGCCGCCGGAGTTCACGGCCGCCCTGGCGCTGCCCGCCCTCACCGCGCTGACGGGGCAGGACGGCCAGGGCTTCGCGCTGCGCGCCTCGTTCGGCAACGCGGAGGAGGTCCTCGAAGGGCTCTCAGCGGGGCACCACGATCTGGCCATCACCACGGCCCGTCCACGCGGCGCCCTGCTCACCGCGACACCGCTCTGCGACGAGGAGCATGTCCTGGTCGCGGGCCGGCGCTGGGCCGCCCGTATCGGCCCCGGAAAGCTGCGGCGCAAGGGTGCGTCCGCCCTCGAGAACCTGCCGGTGGTCGAGGTGCATGAGTCGCTGCCGCTGGTCGCCCGTTACTGGGCCGCCGTCTTCGACACCCGTCCGGCGGCATCGGGCGCCGTCATCGTGCCCGACCTGCGGGCGGTGCTCGCCTGCGCCGCCTCCGGCGCGGGCCTCGCCGTGCTGCCCCGCTATCTGTGCGCGCCCGCCCTGGAGAGTGGCGAGGTCGTGGCCCTGCACGACCCGGCGGTGCCCCCGCTGCGCACCTATTTCCTCGTCGTACGCACCGGCACGCTGGCCATGCCGCACATCGCGCGGGCGCACGAGTGGCTGCTGCGTGCTGCCGTCGACTGGGCTTGA
- a CDS encoding cupin domain-containing protein: MKAFRLDELEAERAANDGAYLQFLRERNMSVGLYALDAGESDPQLPHQQDEVYMIVSGRASITVGMETTQVARGSVVYVPAGVAHKFHHISEDLRVLVVFSPPEG, encoded by the coding sequence ATGAAGGCATTCCGACTGGATGAGCTGGAGGCGGAGCGCGCCGCGAACGACGGTGCGTATCTGCAGTTTCTGCGTGAGCGGAACATGTCGGTCGGGCTGTACGCGCTCGATGCCGGGGAGTCCGACCCCCAACTGCCCCACCAGCAGGACGAGGTGTACATGATCGTCAGCGGCCGGGCGTCGATCACCGTCGGCATGGAGACCACCCAGGTCGCGCGGGGCAGCGTCGTCTATGTGCCCGCGGGCGTGGCCCACAAGTTCCACCACATCAGCGAGGACCTGCGCGTCCTCGTGGTCTTCTCGCCGCCGGAGGGATGA
- a CDS encoding low molecular weight protein-tyrosine-phosphatase, with product MPQPFSVCFVCTGNICRSPIAESVFRARVDEAGLGGLVRVESAGTDGWHEGDGADPRTVSVLEAAGYESDHLARRFQVSWFPRLDLVIALDTGHLRTLRRLAPTPADADKVRLLRSYDPAATDLDVPDPYFGDDDGFDACLRMVEAASDGLLDAVREAMEGRAA from the coding sequence ATGCCCCAGCCCTTCTCCGTGTGTTTCGTCTGCACCGGCAACATCTGCCGGTCACCCATCGCCGAGTCCGTCTTCCGCGCGCGGGTCGACGAGGCCGGACTCGGCGGCCTGGTCCGGGTGGAGAGCGCGGGCACCGACGGCTGGCACGAGGGAGACGGCGCCGACCCGCGCACCGTCTCCGTCCTGGAGGCGGCCGGCTACGAGAGCGATCATCTGGCGCGGCGCTTCCAGGTCTCCTGGTTCCCGCGCCTCGATCTGGTGATCGCCCTGGACACCGGCCACCTGCGTACGCTGCGCCGCCTCGCGCCGACACCCGCGGACGCGGACAAGGTCCGGCTGCTGCGCTCGTACGACCCCGCCGCCACCGACCTGGACGTTCCCGACCCGTACTTCGGCGACGACGACGGCTTCGACGCGTGCCTGAGAATGGTCGAGGCGGCGAGCGACGGTCTGCTCGACGCCGTACGCGAAGCGATGGAAGGGCGGGCGGCATGA
- a CDS encoding cystathionine gamma-lyase has protein sequence MASGIGDGTRAVRAGLPEPVKHEPTLPGPVFAAHFHLPGDPTGPYTYGRDENPTWTLLERAIGELEAPESGDDVETLVFASGMAAISAVLFSQLRAGDVVVMPNDGYQALPLVHEQLAAYGIEVRTAPTGGDAQLDVLDGAKLLWIETPSNPGLDVCDVRRLADAARARGALVAVDNTLATPLGQRPLELGADFSVASGTKQLTGHGDILLGYVVCRDAELAASVKRWRKIVGAIPGPMEAWLAHRSLATLQLRAERQNANALAVAEALRGRDEVTGLRYPGLPDDPSHKIASQQMRRFGCVVSFTLPSRARADRFLDALRLVDDATSFGGVRSTAERRGRWGGDAVAEGFVRFSAGAEDPADLVADVLRALDEAAASAEPDN, from the coding sequence ATGGCCTCAGGAATCGGCGACGGCACGAGAGCGGTGCGGGCCGGCCTCCCCGAGCCGGTGAAACACGAGCCGACGCTCCCGGGCCCGGTGTTCGCCGCGCACTTCCACCTGCCGGGCGACCCCACGGGGCCGTACACCTACGGACGTGACGAGAACCCGACCTGGACGCTCCTGGAGCGGGCCATCGGCGAGTTGGAGGCGCCGGAGTCCGGCGACGACGTCGAGACCCTGGTCTTCGCCTCCGGGATGGCCGCGATCTCGGCGGTGCTCTTCTCGCAGCTGCGCGCCGGCGACGTGGTGGTCATGCCGAACGACGGCTACCAAGCCCTGCCCCTGGTCCACGAGCAGCTCGCCGCGTACGGCATCGAGGTGCGCACCGCCCCGACCGGCGGCGACGCCCAGCTCGACGTCCTGGACGGCGCGAAGCTGCTGTGGATCGAGACCCCGTCCAACCCGGGGCTCGACGTGTGCGACGTGCGGCGCCTCGCCGACGCGGCACGCGCGCGTGGCGCCCTGGTCGCGGTCGACAACACCCTGGCCACGCCGCTGGGCCAGCGTCCCCTGGAGCTCGGCGCCGACTTCTCCGTGGCCAGCGGCACCAAGCAGCTCACGGGGCACGGCGACATCCTTCTGGGGTACGTCGTCTGCCGCGATGCCGAGTTGGCCGCTTCCGTGAAGCGCTGGCGCAAGATCGTCGGGGCGATTCCGGGCCCGATGGAGGCCTGGCTCGCGCACCGCTCGCTCGCCACGCTCCAACTGCGCGCCGAGCGGCAGAACGCCAACGCCCTGGCCGTCGCCGAAGCGCTGCGCGGCCGCGACGAGGTGACCGGGCTTCGCTATCCGGGGCTGCCCGACGATCCCTCGCACAAGATCGCCTCGCAGCAGATGCGGCGCTTCGGGTGCGTGGTCTCGTTCACGCTGCCCTCACGCGCGCGTGCCGATCGTTTTCTCGACGCGCTGCGTCTGGTGGACGACGCGACGAGCTTCGGCGGCGTACGGTCCACCGCCGAGCGGCGCGGCCGCTGGGGCGGGGACGCGGTCGCGGAGGGCTTCGTCCGCTTCTCTGCCGGGGCCGAGGACCCGGCGGATCTGGTGGCGGATGTGCTGCGAGCGCTGGACGAGGCGGCCGCGTCCGCCGAGCCGGACAACTGA
- a CDS encoding phage holin family protein, with protein sequence MKNFVVKTIANAAALAVAVWLLDKITLTGDSTGKKAGTLIIVALLFGLVNFLVKPIVKVLTFPLFILTLGLITLVVNALMLLLTSWLADKFDLSFHVDGFWTAVLGGLIISVVSWAMNVVLPDDKD encoded by the coding sequence ATGAAGAATTTCGTAGTCAAGACGATCGCCAACGCGGCGGCCCTGGCCGTAGCCGTATGGCTGCTCGACAAGATCACCCTGACCGGCGACAGCACCGGCAAGAAGGCCGGGACGCTGATCATCGTCGCCCTGCTCTTCGGCCTGGTGAACTTCCTGGTCAAGCCGATCGTGAAGGTGCTCACCTTCCCGCTGTTCATCCTGACCTTGGGTCTGATCACCCTCGTGGTCAACGCCCTGATGCTGCTGCTGACCTCGTGGCTGGCCGACAAGTTCGACCTGAGCTTCCACGTCGACGGGTTCTGGACCGCCGTCCTGGGCGGCCTGATCATCTCGGTCGTGTCCTGGGCGATGAACGTCGTCCTGCCCGACGACAAGGACTGA
- a CDS encoding HAD family phosphatase, producing MPRLHLFDLDGTLLHGTAAPVEISRRLGLDAEIAELERDFVARRIDPPQYAVRVRALWADLTEAQVTAAFAGAPWLSGIRETWAEIREGGDYCAVISLSPSFFVERLLAWGAHAAYGSRFPSVPFTEPVNPAGILNAAAKVKITDRLCEEFGVGRSDCIAYGDSLSDVELFGAVPVSVAVNADQRLVGLATHSYVGRDLRKAYELVCPAR from the coding sequence ATGCCTCGCCTTCACCTCTTCGACCTGGACGGAACGCTGCTGCACGGCACGGCGGCCCCCGTGGAGATCTCCCGTCGGCTCGGTCTCGACGCGGAGATCGCGGAGCTGGAACGCGACTTCGTGGCCCGGCGCATCGATCCGCCTCAGTACGCGGTCCGGGTGCGTGCCCTGTGGGCGGATCTCACCGAGGCGCAGGTGACGGCGGCCTTCGCAGGGGCTCCCTGGCTCTCCGGGATCCGGGAGACCTGGGCCGAGATCCGCGAGGGCGGTGACTATTGCGCCGTGATCTCGCTGTCGCCGTCGTTCTTCGTCGAGCGGCTCCTGGCATGGGGAGCGCATGCCGCGTACGGATCGCGATTCCCCTCCGTGCCGTTCACCGAGCCGGTGAATCCGGCGGGCATTCTCAATGCCGCGGCCAAGGTGAAGATCACGGACCGGCTCTGTGAAGAGTTCGGGGTGGGCAGGTCCGATTGCATCGCATATGGCGACTCGCTCTCGGACGTGGAGTTGTTCGGGGCGGTGCCGGTTTCGGTCGCCGTCAATGCGGATCAGCGGCTGGTTGGGCTCGCTACCCACTCTTATGTCGGGCGGGATCTGCGTAAGGCGTATGAATTGGTGTGCCCCGCCCGGTAA
- a CDS encoding globin domain-containing protein, whose protein sequence is MDSPTTTSAGNGTSGDNGGGGGWFTPRKAPQRSEDVEASRPAADESETPEGRRVALIRPLNRPAPGPAPASPTTESAAPVEPTRDSGPRPVTEGRIPAAPEQSEPVRDAVGTATEPPRAEPRLERVPEPRPKPEATPQPAPAPQGSPDAILVQRTMAEIGPVADKVTSYFYALLFTRHPDLRPLFPAAMDTQRDRLLKALLTAAENVDNTAVLVAYLKNLGRGHRKYGTQPEHYPAVGECLIGSLSRYASAVWDDETEAAWVRTYTTISQVMIDAAAADELRAPAWWFAEVVSHDLRTPDIAVVTVRPDQPYPFLAGQYTSLETPWWPRIWRHYSFASAPRSDGLLSFHVKAVPAGWVSNALVHHARPGDVMRLGPPAGSMTVDHTTDSGLLCLGGGTGIAPIKALVEDVAEHGERRPVEVFYGARTDHDLYDIDTMMRLQKTHPWLAVRPVVDDHAQFPDAVREYGPWNEYDAYLSGPPGMIRSGVDALRDVGIPAGRIRHDSVEELVAAGD, encoded by the coding sequence ATGGACTCTCCGACCACCACGTCGGCGGGCAACGGCACTTCCGGCGACAACGGCGGTGGAGGCGGCTGGTTCACCCCACGCAAGGCGCCGCAGCGCTCGGAGGACGTCGAGGCGTCGCGCCCCGCGGCCGATGAGTCCGAGACCCCGGAGGGGCGCCGTGTGGCGTTGATACGCCCCCTGAACAGGCCCGCCCCCGGGCCCGCCCCCGCGTCTCCCACAACGGAATCCGCCGCTCCCGTGGAGCCCACGCGCGACTCCGGGCCCCGGCCCGTGACCGAGGGGCGAATACCGGCAGCCCCCGAGCAGAGCGAGCCCGTCCGGGACGCGGTGGGAACGGCCACGGAGCCACCCCGCGCGGAGCCTCGTCTGGAGCGCGTGCCGGAACCGCGCCCCAAGCCGGAAGCCACGCCGCAGCCCGCGCCCGCCCCCCAGGGATCCCCCGACGCGATCCTCGTGCAGCGCACCATGGCCGAGATCGGCCCTGTCGCCGACAAGGTGACCTCGTACTTCTACGCGCTGCTCTTCACCCGGCACCCCGATCTGCGGCCCCTCTTCCCGGCGGCCATGGACACCCAGCGCGACCGGTTGCTCAAGGCGCTGCTGACCGCCGCCGAGAACGTCGACAACACCGCTGTGCTCGTCGCGTATCTGAAGAACCTCGGCCGCGGCCACCGCAAGTACGGGACGCAGCCCGAGCACTATCCGGCGGTCGGTGAGTGCCTGATCGGCTCGCTCAGCCGCTACGCGAGCGCGGTCTGGGACGACGAGACCGAGGCCGCCTGGGTCCGGACGTACACGACGATCTCCCAGGTCATGATCGACGCGGCGGCCGCGGACGAACTGCGCGCCCCCGCCTGGTGGTTCGCCGAGGTCGTCTCGCACGACCTCAGAACGCCCGACATCGCTGTCGTCACCGTCCGGCCCGACCAGCCCTATCCCTTCCTTGCCGGGCAGTACACGAGCCTGGAGACGCCGTGGTGGCCGCGGATCTGGCGGCACTACTCGTTCGCTTCGGCGCCGCGCTCCGACGGGCTGCTCTCGTTCCACGTGAAGGCCGTCCCCGCCGGCTGGGTGTCCAACGCCCTGGTGCATCACGCCCGCCCCGGTGACGTCATGCGGCTCGGCCCGCCGGCCGGTTCGATGACCGTCGACCACACCACCGACAGCGGACTGCTCTGTCTGGGCGGCGGCACCGGCATCGCCCCCATCAAGGCGCTCGTCGAGGACGTCGCCGAGCACGGCGAGCGGCGGCCCGTCGAGGTCTTCTACGGAGCTCGCACCGACCACGACCTGTACGACATCGACACGATGATGCGGCTCCAGAAGACCCACCCCTGGCTCGCGGTCCGCCCCGTCGTCGACGACCACGCACAGTTCCCGGACGCCGTGCGCGAGTACGGCCCCTGGAACGAGTACGACGCCTACCTCTCGGGTCCGCCCGGCATGATCCGCAGCGGCGTGGACGCCTTGCGGGACGTCGGCATCCCGGCCGGCCGGATCCGCCACGACTCCGTCGAGGAACTGGTGGCCGCGGGCGACTAG